The following coding sequences lie in one uncultured Mailhella sp. genomic window:
- a CDS encoding HD domain-containing protein: MRSIRKSLLQFIFSGASMRRWNDKLRPVELFELDKQAHKMIAAFLLWQQNTAGMSDEEQRRIGIDIIEGGIFDYFYRLIITDIKPPVFYRIKANSEHYRELTAWTLKELEPRIRPLDEDFWQRLTAYHSRPAEESNALSDRILSAAHMYASRWEFCLIEPLNGFDEEIKEIGPSFNKRLLALKDVDGVNELLAGSGTALARMANLCGQLRFQIRWAQTPRVPATSVLGHMFIVAVYSYLFSLYLDGCPQRRINDFYCGLFHDLAELLTRDIITPVKRSVAQLPEIIHQYEDEELHSKILDPLEQEGYGHIRERLDYYLGLTTKSEFHDTFRTDQGIQKADGFADLQARCNDDRFDPKDGQLIKACDNLAAFIEAYSSIHNGLGSPHLYEAMARMRRDISAIRLGSFSLAPLLADFD; this comes from the coding sequence ATGCGGAGCATCAGAAAAAGCCTTCTCCAGTTCATTTTCTCGGGAGCCAGCATGCGGCGGTGGAACGACAAGCTGCGTCCCGTGGAACTTTTCGAGCTGGACAAGCAGGCGCACAAGATGATCGCAGCCTTTCTTCTCTGGCAGCAGAACACCGCCGGCATGAGCGACGAAGAGCAGCGCCGCATCGGCATCGACATCATTGAAGGCGGCATTTTCGACTATTTCTACAGGCTCATCATCACCGACATCAAGCCGCCGGTGTTCTACCGCATCAAGGCCAACAGCGAACACTACCGCGAGCTCACCGCCTGGACGCTCAAAGAACTCGAACCCCGCATCCGCCCGCTGGACGAAGACTTCTGGCAGCGCCTCACGGCCTATCATTCCCGCCCGGCGGAAGAGAGCAACGCCCTGAGCGACCGCATCCTCAGCGCAGCCCACATGTACGCCTCCCGCTGGGAATTCTGCCTCATCGAACCGCTGAACGGCTTCGACGAGGAAATCAAGGAAATAGGCCCGTCGTTCAACAAGCGCCTGCTCGCGCTCAAGGACGTGGACGGCGTCAACGAACTGCTCGCCGGTTCGGGCACCGCGCTCGCCCGCATGGCCAATCTCTGCGGGCAGCTCCGCTTCCAGATCCGCTGGGCCCAGACGCCGCGCGTGCCCGCCACCTCGGTGCTGGGGCACATGTTCATCGTGGCCGTGTATTCCTATCTGTTCAGCCTCTACCTCGACGGCTGCCCCCAGCGCCGCATCAACGATTTCTACTGCGGCCTGTTCCACGATCTCGCCGAACTGCTCACCCGCGACATCATCACGCCGGTCAAGCGCTCCGTGGCCCAGCTGCCGGAAATCATCCATCAGTACGAAGACGAGGAACTGCACAGCAAGATTCTCGATCCGCTGGAACAGGAAGGCTACGGACACATCCGGGAACGCCTCGACTACTACCTCGGCCTGACCACCAAGTCGGAATTCCACGACACCTTCCGCACCGATCAGGGCATTCAGAAGGCGGACGGTTTCGCCGATCTCCAGGCCCGCTGCAACGACGACCGCTTCGATCCCAAGGACGGCCAGCTCATCAAGGCCTGCGACAATCTGGCCGCTTTCATCGAGGCCTACAGCTCCATCCACAACGGCCTCGGATCTCCCCATCTCTACGAGGCCATGGCCCGCATGCGCCGCGACATCAGCGCCATCCGCCTCGGCTCCTTCAGTCTGGCTCCGCTGCTGGCCGACTTCGACTAG